The following proteins are encoded in a genomic region of Thermococcus henrietii:
- a CDS encoding protein-tyrosine phosphatase family protein, with product MYLPVVFIDEDVAFSRMPMGKELDEVAETFDAVVVLVEDFELPYSLEEWKRRGVEVFHSPIPDFSSPPLSQLLEILRWIEAKVGERKKVLVHCLGGCGRSGTVAVAWLMYSRRSTLREALYRVRRLRPCAVETGEQLEVLRELERVLLA from the coding sequence ATGTATCTCCCCGTGGTCTTCATCGATGAGGACGTCGCCTTCTCGCGGATGCCTATGGGGAAAGAGCTGGACGAAGTTGCCGAAACCTTCGACGCGGTGGTGGTCCTCGTTGAGGACTTCGAGCTCCCGTATTCGCTTGAGGAGTGGAAAAGGCGGGGAGTTGAGGTCTTCCACAGCCCAATCCCGGATTTTAGCTCTCCTCCTTTGAGTCAGCTCCTTGAAATCCTCCGCTGGATTGAAGCCAAGGTTGGGGAGAGGAAGAAAGTCCTCGTCCACTGCCTTGGTGGATGCGGGCGGAGTGGGACGGTTGCGGTGGCGTGGTTGATGTACTCCCGGCGCTCGACCCTCAGGGAAGCTCTCTACCGCGTCAGGAGGCTCAGACCGTGCGCGGTTGAGACCGGGGAGCAGCTTGAGGTTCTTAGGGAGCTCGAACGGGTTTTGTTGGCCTGA